One part of the Rhizobium rhizogenes genome encodes these proteins:
- a CDS encoding PIG-L family deacetylase: protein MLTPRERIERQMADPWLVRLHRKLSALKSTATVMHTGAHPDDEQNGLLAYFRMELGMRIIIACSTRGEGGQNALGPERLGALGVIRSRELEEAARVIDADISWLGHGPADMIHDFGFSKDGDQTFGRWGQQRIVERLVRAYRKERPDIVIPTFLDVPGQHGHHRAMTRAARSAIALAADPSAYPEHFSEGLKPWKVAKFYLPAWSGGGDTYDDEVPPPETTLTINAAGKEQATGAEYDRIGEWSRYYHASQGMGHWPKRAQELWPLHLELTDAANREEGSILDNLPSTLAALAGVAGLDAESRKALVEAEQAITRAIAAFPDAREITRSLLDAAALLQKVDEAAASEFTDLHGHRITRKRAEVDAAILTALDLFERAYAEPAEIVPGGETSLYVELSDRAAEFDVKVTPVLPSAVSSSIKSLGRTVVFSLAADQNAAVSGLYQPDWKAAGGNGHGFVRVAATLEGREVSAFFDLEEPFFVTPAQSLTLSPDAFLVPLGQGRDTHVFQALVKGADTPLSFRSAGGWNVQKSGDDWIAERTGEGAAGLAQLEAISGSQPAFQITPIAYPHIGRAWFLAPSVMKILSLDLKLPKGARIGYVGGGADRVGSWMSRMGLDVTELDAQALGGDLSSFTTIVVGIFAFGIRRDLTAATEKLHRFVENGGHLVTLYHRPTDGWNPETTPVRRLEIGKPSLRWRVTDPKAEVTMLLPDHPLLAGPNVIDAADWVGWDKERGLYFASRWDDVYEPLLAMHDVDEQPLKGALVSGVIGKGRHTHTSLVLHHQMDKLVPGAFRLMANLVQSA from the coding sequence ATGCTTACCCCCCGCGAACGCATCGAACGGCAGATGGCCGATCCATGGCTCGTTCGCCTGCACCGCAAGCTGAGTGCGCTGAAATCCACCGCCACCGTCATGCATACCGGCGCGCATCCGGATGATGAGCAGAACGGCCTCCTTGCCTATTTCCGCATGGAACTCGGCATGCGGATCATCATCGCCTGTTCGACACGCGGCGAGGGCGGGCAAAATGCGCTGGGGCCGGAAAGGCTGGGGGCGCTTGGTGTCATTCGCTCGCGGGAACTCGAAGAGGCCGCTCGTGTCATCGATGCCGACATAAGCTGGCTCGGCCACGGACCGGCGGATATGATCCACGATTTCGGTTTCTCCAAGGATGGCGATCAGACCTTCGGCCGCTGGGGGCAGCAGCGCATCGTCGAGCGGCTGGTGCGGGCCTATCGCAAGGAGCGGCCCGATATCGTCATTCCGACATTTCTCGATGTGCCGGGGCAGCACGGGCATCACCGTGCCATGACGCGGGCTGCAAGAAGCGCGATTGCGCTGGCGGCCGACCCTTCCGCTTACCCTGAACATTTCTCCGAGGGGCTGAAGCCCTGGAAGGTGGCGAAGTTCTACCTCCCGGCATGGTCGGGCGGTGGCGATACCTATGATGACGAAGTGCCGCCGCCGGAAACGACACTGACAATCAATGCGGCTGGCAAGGAGCAGGCAACCGGTGCCGAATATGACCGTATCGGCGAATGGTCACGTTATTACCATGCCTCGCAGGGAATGGGGCACTGGCCGAAGCGGGCGCAGGAACTCTGGCCCCTTCATCTCGAACTCACTGACGCCGCCAATCGAGAAGAAGGATCGATCCTCGACAACCTGCCATCGACGCTTGCCGCCCTTGCCGGCGTTGCGGGGCTTGATGCCGAATCCCGGAAAGCACTGGTAGAGGCCGAACAGGCCATCACCAGGGCGATTGCGGCCTTTCCCGATGCGCGGGAAATCACCAGATCGCTGCTGGATGCCGCAGCCCTTCTGCAAAAGGTGGATGAAGCCGCGGCAAGCGAATTCACGGACTTGCACGGCCACAGGATCACGCGCAAGCGGGCCGAGGTCGATGCTGCCATTCTGACGGCGCTTGATCTTTTCGAGAGGGCCTATGCCGAACCGGCGGAGATCGTTCCGGGCGGGGAAACGTCGCTTTATGTGGAGCTTTCCGATCGGGCAGCCGAATTCGATGTCAAGGTAACACCGGTCCTTCCGAGTGCTGTGTCTTCATCCATCAAGTCGCTTGGCAGGACGGTTGTCTTTTCTCTCGCGGCCGATCAAAACGCGGCTGTCTCGGGTCTCTATCAGCCGGACTGGAAAGCCGCAGGCGGCAACGGCCATGGTTTCGTGCGTGTGGCTGCAACGCTTGAAGGGCGGGAGGTTTCCGCCTTCTTCGATCTGGAAGAACCGTTTTTCGTTACGCCGGCGCAGTCGCTCACGCTTTCGCCGGATGCTTTTCTCGTTCCGCTGGGACAAGGCCGGGACACACATGTGTTTCAGGCCCTCGTGAAAGGTGCGGATACACCGCTGTCATTCAGGAGCGCCGGCGGCTGGAATGTGCAAAAATCGGGAGACGACTGGATTGCCGAACGCACGGGCGAAGGCGCGGCGGGGCTTGCACAGCTTGAGGCGATTTCCGGGTCGCAGCCGGCCTTTCAGATCACCCCCATCGCCTATCCGCATATTGGCCGGGCGTGGTTTCTGGCCCCGTCCGTCATGAAAATCCTGTCGCTGGACCTCAAGCTGCCCAAGGGCGCGCGGATCGGTTATGTCGGCGGCGGTGCGGACCGGGTCGGCTCATGGATGTCGCGCATGGGTCTCGATGTCACCGAACTCGACGCGCAGGCGCTCGGCGGCGATCTCTCGTCTTTCACGACAATTGTCGTCGGCATATTCGCCTTCGGCATCCGCAGGGATCTCACTGCTGCGACGGAGAAGCTCCATCGTTTTGTCGAAAACGGCGGCCATCTGGTCACGCTCTATCACCGGCCGACCGACGGATGGAACCCGGAGACAACGCCGGTCCGGCGTCTTGAAATCGGCAAACCGTCGCTGCGCTGGCGGGTAACGGACCCCAAGGCGGAGGTGACCATGCTCTTGCCCGATCATCCGCTGCTCGCCGGACCCAATGTCATCGATGCCGCCGACTGGGTGGGCTGGGACAAGGAGCGCGGGCTTTATTTCGCCTCGCGCTGGGATGATGTCTATGAGCCATTGCTGGCCATGCATGATGTCGATGAGCAGCCGCTGAAGGGCGCGCTGGTCTCGGGCGTTATCGGCAAGGGTCGGCATACCCATACCAGCCTCGTGCTGCATCACCAGATGGACAAGCTGGTGCCGGGGGCGTTCCGCCTCATGGCCAATCTTGTGCAATCGGCGTGA
- a CDS encoding ROK family transcriptional regulator yields MTVHTVDAYPVAIGKNPERSREHNRRVVLDLVRRHGSLGRAQIAKVTHLTAQAVANIVDELVGEELLKELGRRRTGRGQPPIQFAVNPDGGATIGVEIAADHMVTVGLDLAGVLRTYRVTPLTDTTPEAIFKSFAAEHTAVAKNLGCRLLGTGVVMPGPFEIDGMTSVGPTTLSGWGGIDARQMLSDACGQPVVVENDATAAAVGERLFGAGLAIPNFCMIYFGVGIGLGIIQDGAPYRGAFGNAGEIGHVTVSPRGRACPSCGQKGCLEAYASVYVLKEKLGHAGIADTELGDLEALFKAGDPVVTEWIDDAAAHLAPMIAMLENILDPQTVILGGALPEVIISEIIQRMGDLPTSVASRRQRELPRVMHGKSGQLTAALGAAALPLFDIVTPKLETSPGAATQAPG; encoded by the coding sequence ATGACGGTGCACACGGTGGATGCCTATCCCGTAGCAATCGGAAAAAATCCTGAGCGGAGCCGCGAGCATAACAGGCGAGTCGTCCTCGACCTCGTCAGGCGGCACGGTTCGCTCGGCCGCGCCCAGATCGCCAAGGTCACCCACCTGACAGCCCAGGCAGTCGCCAACATCGTCGATGAGCTGGTGGGCGAGGAATTGCTGAAGGAACTCGGCCGCCGCCGCACCGGCAGGGGCCAGCCGCCGATCCAGTTCGCCGTCAACCCGGATGGCGGCGCGACGATCGGCGTTGAAATTGCCGCCGACCATATGGTCACCGTCGGCCTCGATCTGGCCGGCGTGCTGCGTACCTATCGCGTCACGCCGCTCACGGACACCACGCCGGAGGCCATATTCAAGAGCTTCGCCGCCGAGCACACGGCTGTCGCGAAAAATCTCGGTTGCAGGCTGCTCGGCACCGGCGTCGTCATGCCCGGTCCCTTCGAGATTGATGGCATGACCTCGGTCGGGCCAACGACCCTTTCCGGCTGGGGCGGCATCGATGCCCGCCAGATGCTGAGCGATGCCTGCGGCCAGCCGGTGGTGGTGGAAAATGACGCGACGGCCGCCGCCGTCGGGGAACGCCTGTTCGGTGCGGGGCTGGCGATCCCCAATTTCTGCATGATCTATTTCGGCGTCGGTATCGGTCTTGGCATCATTCAGGATGGCGCGCCCTATCGCGGCGCATTCGGAAACGCCGGCGAAATCGGTCACGTCACCGTATCGCCGCGGGGCAGGGCCTGCCCTTCCTGCGGGCAGAAAGGTTGCCTCGAAGCCTATGCCTCCGTTTATGTGCTGAAGGAAAAGCTCGGCCATGCCGGTATCGCCGATACTGAACTTGGCGATCTTGAAGCCCTGTTCAAAGCCGGCGATCCGGTCGTGACAGAGTGGATCGACGATGCCGCAGCCCATCTCGCGCCGATGATTGCCATGCTGGAGAACATTCTCGATCCGCAGACGGTCATCCTCGGCGGCGCGCTACCGGAGGTCATCATCAGCGAGATCATTCAGCGCATGGGGGATTTGCCGACTTCGGTCGCAAGCCGGCGGCAGCGGGAACTGCCGCGCGTCATGCATGGCAAATCCGGGCAGTTGACCGCCGCCCTTGGCGCTGCGGCACTGCCGCTGTTCGACATCGTCACACCAAAACTGGAGACATCCCCGGGAGCCGCAACACAGGCGCCGGGCTGA
- a CDS encoding extracellular solute-binding protein — protein MEGYMRRATLFAGLVAGFSTFAFNAAQAVEIEYWQYVFDTRVKAMDELIAEFQKANPDITVKQVTFPYADYQTRVIAANLSGKGPDVMQLFYGWLDKFAAGGILQPLPTDTFPHDKIESEFFPIVSAMKRGDDYYGLPTAVRSLALFYNKKLFTEAGLDAANPPKTLDEFVAAAEKIAKHDAAGNLTVAGSTLDMGGQDHQWWREVLIRQYGGEPYTDNDQKVTYNSEAGVQALKFYTSLQLEKKIGQVGFMDEGQAAFRAGKAGMTIDGTFRLGSFRTIKDFEWGVTELPTNDKNIRSNYASYFANGISAKTTGEELEASKKFLAYISSPEAMAIWLKTVGELPARRSAALTEENLKDPIYAPFLKGLEYAHTTLFMDEAAQRQNAIDMTNRVLLEGQSVEDSIKQAAEAEQEIIDAAKP, from the coding sequence ATGGAGGGTTACATGCGCAGGGCAACTCTGTTCGCCGGCTTGGTCGCCGGTTTCAGCACATTTGCATTCAACGCCGCCCAGGCGGTTGAAATCGAATATTGGCAATATGTCTTCGACACACGCGTAAAAGCCATGGACGAGCTAATCGCGGAATTCCAGAAGGCCAATCCTGACATCACCGTCAAGCAGGTGACCTTCCCTTACGCCGATTACCAGACGCGCGTCATCGCCGCCAATCTTTCCGGCAAGGGCCCTGATGTGATGCAGCTGTTTTATGGCTGGCTGGACAAGTTCGCGGCCGGCGGCATTTTGCAGCCACTGCCGACCGACACCTTCCCGCATGACAAGATCGAAAGCGAATTCTTCCCGATCGTCAGCGCCATGAAGCGCGGCGACGATTATTACGGCCTGCCGACGGCGGTTCGTTCGCTGGCGCTCTTCTACAACAAGAAGCTCTTCACCGAAGCGGGCCTTGACGCAGCCAATCCGCCGAAGACGCTCGACGAATTCGTTGCCGCAGCGGAAAAGATCGCCAAGCACGACGCCGCCGGAAACCTGACGGTCGCCGGCTCGACGCTCGACATGGGCGGCCAGGACCACCAGTGGTGGCGTGAAGTCCTCATTCGCCAATATGGCGGCGAGCCCTATACCGACAACGACCAGAAGGTCACCTATAATAGCGAGGCGGGCGTTCAGGCGTTGAAATTCTACACCAGCCTGCAGCTTGAAAAGAAGATCGGTCAGGTGGGCTTCATGGATGAGGGCCAGGCCGCCTTCCGCGCCGGCAAGGCCGGCATGACCATCGACGGCACCTTCCGGCTGGGCTCGTTCCGCACCATCAAGGATTTCGAATGGGGCGTGACCGAACTTCCCACCAACGACAAGAACATCCGCTCCAACTATGCGAGCTATTTCGCCAATGGCATCAGCGCCAAGACGACGGGTGAAGAGCTTGAGGCGTCGAAGAAGTTCCTCGCCTATATCTCTTCCCCGGAAGCCATGGCGATCTGGCTGAAGACGGTGGGTGAACTGCCGGCACGGCGCTCTGCGGCCCTGACCGAAGAAAACCTGAAGGACCCGATCTACGCGCCGTTCCTGAAGGGTCTGGAATATGCCCATACGACGCTGTTCATGGATGAAGCCGCCCAGCGGCAGAACGCCATCGACATGACCAACCGGGTGCTTCTCGAAGGGCAGTCGGTCGAAGATTCCATCAAGCAGGCAGCCGAGGCCGAGCAGGAAATCATCGACGCGGCGAAACCCTGA
- a CDS encoding carbohydrate ABC transporter permease — MTAIDQQGAASGRPGGSFGDRLSMRTKRLLWIWSFLAIPILFYSVIRFYPTLQAFYLSFTNWDLLRPAKFIGIANYVKLFKDPQFWKVFKNTFAYLIVGTPISLVLAFVIAFYLDRVRILHGFIRALYFLPYLTTAAAMAWVWRWFYQPPPIGIINDVLGMIGIPQQPFIRSTDQALYSVMVTAIWAGLGFQIIIFMAGLRAIPTTFYEAARIDGLGEWAILRKITLPLLKPTTVFLVVFSSIGFLRIFDQVYNMTTNDPGGPLGSTKPLVLMIYQTAFNSYAMGYAAAQTVVLFTILLVVSLIQLWVLREKK, encoded by the coding sequence ATGACAGCGATAGATCAACAGGGGGCGGCATCCGGCCGCCCCGGCGGCTCCTTTGGAGATCGCCTTTCCATGCGCACCAAACGGCTTTTGTGGATCTGGAGCTTTCTGGCGATCCCGATCCTGTTTTACAGCGTCATCCGTTTTTACCCGACGCTGCAGGCCTTCTATCTGTCCTTCACCAACTGGGACCTGCTCAGGCCGGCAAAGTTCATCGGCATCGCCAATTACGTCAAGCTGTTCAAGGACCCGCAATTCTGGAAGGTGTTCAAGAACACCTTTGCCTATCTTATCGTCGGCACGCCGATCAGCCTCGTTCTGGCTTTCGTCATCGCGTTTTATCTGGACCGGGTGCGCATTCTGCACGGTTTCATCCGCGCGCTTTATTTCCTGCCCTACCTGACCACGGCTGCCGCCATGGCCTGGGTCTGGCGCTGGTTCTATCAGCCGCCGCCCATCGGCATCATCAACGACGTCCTCGGCATGATCGGCATTCCCCAGCAACCATTTATTCGCTCCACCGATCAGGCGCTTTATTCGGTCATGGTAACCGCCATCTGGGCGGGCCTTGGTTTCCAGATCATCATCTTCATGGCCGGGCTGCGCGCCATTCCGACAACTTTTTACGAAGCCGCCCGCATCGACGGGCTGGGTGAATGGGCGATCCTGCGCAAGATAACCTTGCCGCTTCTGAAACCCACCACCGTTTTCCTCGTGGTGTTTTCCTCGATCGGCTTCCTGCGCATTTTCGACCAGGTCTATAACATGACCACCAATGATCCGGGCGGCCCGCTCGGCTCCACCAAACCGCTGGTGCTGATGATCTACCAGACCGCGTTCAACTCCTATGCGATGGGCTATGCCGCCGCGCAGACGGTTGTCCTGTTCACCATTCTTCTCGTCGTATCGCTGATCCAGCTCTGGGTCCTGAGGGAAAAGAAATGA
- a CDS encoding carbohydrate ABC transporter permease, whose amino-acid sequence MSEASPLSHARIRPGRILAWTLLFIGGLIMVSPLLFMFATSFKTADQVYDLSLIPAAPTLANYITVMADGRFLRWFFNSMLVAVIVTVSNCFFDSLVGYTLAKFEFRGRYFIFLAILSTLMIPTEMLVIPWYLMSSQLGWLDSYWGIMFPGMMTAFGTFLMKQFFETVPNDFIEAARVDGLNEFQIWWKVALPLVTPALSALAIFTFLGNWTAFFWPLIVTTSKELYTLPVGLSSFAVEQQIQWEMIMTGAAIATIPTLIVFIVLQRYIVRGVMLAGLKG is encoded by the coding sequence ATGAGCGAAGCCTCGCCACTCTCCCACGCCCGTATCCGCCCCGGCCGCATTCTCGCCTGGACGCTGCTGTTCATCGGCGGCCTGATCATGGTTTCGCCGCTGCTCTTCATGTTCGCGACCTCGTTCAAGACGGCGGATCAGGTTTACGATCTAAGTCTCATTCCGGCTGCGCCGACGCTTGCAAACTACATCACCGTCATGGCCGACGGCCGCTTCCTGCGCTGGTTCTTCAACTCGATGCTGGTTGCGGTCATCGTCACCGTGTCCAACTGCTTCTTCGACAGCCTCGTCGGGTACACGCTGGCAAAATTCGAGTTTCGCGGCCGTTATTTCATCTTCCTCGCCATCCTCTCGACGCTGATGATACCGACAGAAATGCTGGTCATTCCCTGGTATCTGATGTCCAGCCAGCTGGGCTGGCTCGACAGCTACTGGGGCATCATGTTCCCGGGCATGATGACGGCCTTCGGCACCTTCCTGATGAAGCAGTTCTTCGAGACGGTTCCGAACGACTTCATCGAGGCTGCGCGCGTTGATGGGCTGAATGAATTCCAGATCTGGTGGAAAGTCGCCCTGCCGCTGGTGACGCCGGCGCTCTCCGCACTCGCGATCTTCACCTTCCTCGGCAACTGGACAGCCTTTTTCTGGCCTCTGATCGTCACGACAAGCAAGGAACTCTACACCCTGCCTGTCGGTCTTTCGAGCTTTGCCGTGGAACAGCAGATCCAGTGGGAAATGATCATGACGGGCGCAGCCATTGCGACCATCCCTACCCTCATCGTCTTCATCGTCCTGCAACGCTACATCGTGCGCGGTGTGATGCTGGCGGGCCTGAAAGGATAA